A window of Hevea brasiliensis isolate MT/VB/25A 57/8 chromosome 14, ASM3005281v1, whole genome shotgun sequence contains these coding sequences:
- the LOC110633318 gene encoding uncharacterized protein LOC110633318 isoform X4, translated as MTDSGFPVFGSVPSSSPSGSFTATKGRKFVRGRFVKFRPLSSSTVQSNTNSCEINAESGHGAERTDEVVSNLQTGNMEAEIAGKESNNTSEVGALASSLIKLEEEAREANQEPAKISSLVAISRILKGIPQNPHFYQLRNHSELVRKSMICLWDQIFEETAEQIHSLQANGFWVRAKELWKTMEDLQTIGYNVIPLRRRLVGLSDVMKMLELSKSSIEGLKIKAENHRAEKSRIEFMFLSLQEMFKKEKEGMERVVAQVIDMEKVLTKFDEAFAELALEQF; from the exons ATGACTGACTCAGGATTCCCAGTCTTTGGTTCAGTACCATCATCGTCTCCATCTG GTTCATTTACGGCAACAAAAGGCAGAAAGTTTGTTAGGGGTCGTTTTGTAAAGTTTCGACCACTTAGTTCATCCACTGTCCAATCCAACACTAATTCCtgtgagataaatgcagaatcaGGCCACG GTGCAGAGAGAACAGATGAAGTAGTGAGTAATCTGCAAACAGGTAATATGGAAGCAGAGATTGCAGGGAAAGAGAGCAACAATACTAGTGAAGTGGGTGCTTTGGCTTCATCTCTAATCAAACTGGAGGAAGAAGCAAGAGAAGCAAATCAAGAACCTGCCAAAATTTCATCATTAGTGGCGATTTCTAGAATTTTAAAGGGCATACCTCAAAACCCACACTTTTATCAGCTTAGAAATCACTCTGAACTTGTAAGAAAGAGCATGATATGTTTATGGGACCAGATTTTCGAAGAAACTGCAGAACAAATTCACTCTCTGCAGGCAAATGGTTTCTGGGTCAGAGCCAAAGAGCTGTGGAAAACCATGGAGGATTTGCAGACCATAGGGTATAATGTGATTCCTTTGAGGAGAAGATTAGTGGGGTTAAGTGATGTAATGAAAATGCTAGAGTTGTCAAAATCAAGTATAGAAGGGTTAAAGATCAAGGCAGAGAATCACAGAGCAGAGAAAAGCAGGATTGAATTTATGTTTTTGAGCTTGCAGGAAATGTTCAAGAAAGAGAAAGAAGGCATGGAGAGAGTAGTAGCTCAGGTCATAGATATGGAGAAAGTGTTAACAAAATTTGATGAAGCATTTGCTGAGTTGGCCTTGGAGCAATTCTAG
- the LOC110633318 gene encoding uncharacterized protein LOC110633318 isoform X6, with product MTDSGFPVFGSVPSSSPSGSFTATKGRKFVRGRFVKFRPLSSSTVQSNTNSCEINAESGHERTDEVVSNLQTGNMEAEIAGKESNNTSEVGALASSLIKLEEEAREANQEPAKISSLVAISRILKGIPQNPHFYQLRNHSELVRKSMICLWDQIFEETAEQIHSLQANGFWVRAKELWKTMEDLQTIGYNVIPLRRRLVGLSDVMKMLELSKSSIEGLKIKAENHRAEKSRIEFMFLSLQEMFKKEKEGMERVVAQVIDMEKVLTKFDEAFAELALEQF from the exons ATGACTGACTCAGGATTCCCAGTCTTTGGTTCAGTACCATCATCGTCTCCATCTG GTTCATTTACGGCAACAAAAGGCAGAAAGTTTGTTAGGGGTCGTTTTGTAAAGTTTCGACCACTTAGTTCATCCACTGTCCAATCCAACACTAATTCCtgtgagataaatgcagaatcaGGCCACG AGAGAACAGATGAAGTAGTGAGTAATCTGCAAACAGGTAATATGGAAGCAGAGATTGCAGGGAAAGAGAGCAACAATACTAGTGAAGTGGGTGCTTTGGCTTCATCTCTAATCAAACTGGAGGAAGAAGCAAGAGAAGCAAATCAAGAACCTGCCAAAATTTCATCATTAGTGGCGATTTCTAGAATTTTAAAGGGCATACCTCAAAACCCACACTTTTATCAGCTTAGAAATCACTCTGAACTTGTAAGAAAGAGCATGATATGTTTATGGGACCAGATTTTCGAAGAAACTGCAGAACAAATTCACTCTCTGCAGGCAAATGGTTTCTGGGTCAGAGCCAAAGAGCTGTGGAAAACCATGGAGGATTTGCAGACCATAGGGTATAATGTGATTCCTTTGAGGAGAAGATTAGTGGGGTTAAGTGATGTAATGAAAATGCTAGAGTTGTCAAAATCAAGTATAGAAGGGTTAAAGATCAAGGCAGAGAATCACAGAGCAGAGAAAAGCAGGATTGAATTTATGTTTTTGAGCTTGCAGGAAATGTTCAAGAAAGAGAAAGAAGGCATGGAGAGAGTAGTAGCTCAGGTCATAGATATGGAGAAAGTGTTAACAAAATTTGATGAAGCATTTGCTGAGTTGGCCTTGGAGCAATTCTAG